The following coding sequences are from one Methyloterricola oryzae window:
- a CDS encoding cation-transporting P-type ATPase: MNWIDDWLSLLFEPVSIAVLSEPASMKRGVLAVTCLMLLWGLNWLINGERSDNAFVPEDDLNSRQTGDPGIAKVLTVRKIVTFEHSFEVTGEARRPIGGFLRDGRDQRDDPVLFAVLWAAAACNDAELVEGRKYVDLIGDPVEGALLVAAAKWGIRRATIDLEMPRLATFSSRVDSTRKSVARHWEDEVRLFVTGLPLAVVPQCTFIRTQNGSQPMTSDHLSALILANIEMAAEVNDVLAIAEKVLDHVPDHALTSIDPSELERNLVFLGLIGLQDSSKERFEIPR, from the coding sequence ATGAACTGGATTGACGATTGGCTGAGCCTGCTTTTCGAGCCCGTTTCAATCGCCGTCTTGTCGGAACCGGCTTCTATGAAACGAGGCGTGCTCGCTGTGACATGCCTCATGCTGCTTTGGGGCCTCAATTGGTTGATCAATGGCGAGAGATCGGATAACGCGTTTGTACCAGAGGATGATTTGAATAGCCGTCAGACCGGAGATCCCGGCATAGCCAAAGTTTTGACAGTTAGGAAAATAGTTACCTTTGAACATTCCTTTGAGGTCACAGGCGAAGCTCGTCGGCCGATTGGGGGGTTTTTACGTGACGGGCGCGACCAGCGGGACGATCCAGTTCTGTTCGCGGTGCTTTGGGCAGCCGCAGCCTGCAACGACGCCGAACTCGTTGAAGGGCGCAAATATGTCGATTTGATTGGGGACCCCGTTGAAGGCGCACTCTTGGTCGCTGCGGCCAAATGGGGCATCCGGCGCGCGACCATCGATTTGGAGATGCCCAGGTTAGCCACATTTTCTTCTCGTGTGGACTCGACGAGGAAATCCGTCGCGCGTCACTGGGAAGATGAAGTTCGACTGTTCGTAACAGGACTGCCGCTGGCCGTTGTCCCACAATGCACCTTCATCCGGACGCAGAACGGAAGTCAACCGATGACCAGCGATCACCTGAGCGCTCTGATTCTGGCCAACATTGAAATGGCTGCCGAAGTCAACGATGTCCTAGCCATCGCTGAAAAGGTGCTGGACCACGTTCCGGATCATGCACTGACGTCAATCGACCCGAGTGAACTTGAACGAAACCTGGTGTTTCTGGGGCTGATTGGACTGCAGGACTCATCCAAAGAAAGATTCGAAATACCCCGCTGA